In Danio aesculapii chromosome 17, fDanAes4.1, whole genome shotgun sequence, the sequence GTGCTTAACTTCCATACTCCTTCCATACTCCTTCCATAGTcctaatagtagtaataataataatactaaagttGGTGATGATGAAAGTAATATTCTGTGATAACGGCAACagtaatgtcaataataataaaggtaataactgtaattataataatgacaTACTGTATACCCAGCACATACCACATATATCtgtcagtgatttttttttaattaattaattaattaattaattaattaatttatttatttatttagtgcccCTCCATCCTCTTCCTATTCATGTTTTACTATGTGCATGTATGTTTCAGTATGCatatataggcaaggcaagtttatttatatagcacatttcatacactggcaattcaaagtgctttacgtaAACAGAATTAAAAGAGACaactataagaaaaaaaaacaaataataaaaatgattaaaaacagataaaacagatcaaatgtgttaaaaggttataaagaatgaaaaagaagagaaaaacgtaatagtgtgatctgtcggacgtagcacagtgctcattgtTATATATGCTCATACAGTATGTTATAATTTCTATGATTTTCATGTTATGATTTCACTTTTCAGTATCTAAAAATAAAGCTAATTATTGATaatttcatttattcgttcattttacatatataatgatataaatcattagtgagatgctaatggtctaatgcgaTTTAATATCTCTATGCTAatataagctaaaagtgctcctgccataCTCAAAGTTTGACAACTATGGTAAAACTCAGCTCTTTAAATCTAGgcgagttgtaaaatgagcctatttttctaataaaagtggagtgttccttaaTAAATGAGCTGTTTATAAAATAAGATTATGAAGTCCTGTAAATATTACAGTTATGTGCACATCAGGGGCTGTTCATGTTGTAAAGGGGTGAGCATGTTTTTAATGAGGCTTGTTTACAGTTGACCCAGAGCTGAGGGTATTTAGCCTTTATTTCTGCTCTTTTGCAGGATCCTTTTGTCTTTGAATCAAACTGTTTCTTCAAAGTAGACGAGTTTGGATTCTTCCTGACATGGAAAAGCGAAGGAAAGGTATGACTTGTGAAGGACAATTATGTGAAAGGTTTGCACACCCTATCCAATTTTTCTATATcagcacatacagttaaagtcaaaattattatgattttattatttattcttttttaaatatttcccaaatgatgtttaacagagcaaggaatttttcatagtattttctataatattttttcttccagagaaagtcttatttgctttatttcggctagaataaaagcagtttttaattctttaaaaaacattttaaggtcaatattattagccctcttaataATTAACctgattaagcctttaaatatcactttaagctgaaatctAGTATcctaaaaaaatatctagtcaaatattatttactgtcatcatgacaaagataaaataaatcagttattagaaatgtaaagctattatgttttgaaacgtgttgagaaaaatcttctcttctttaacagaaattggggaaaaatatacagggggctaataattcaggatggctaATATTCAGACTGCAACTGTGTAAAGGATCTGATCTTTGGCAGGTCttaaaatttgaaaaatgtaaaactcagATGAACAACATAGTGCATTCACAAAAATAGGTCAGCCACTGCTAATTGTTGTGATTCTTGATGGAAATGTgtttagtaatttaaaaaaagtagtaaTATTGAGATGACCAAAATAATAAGCTAAGGATAAGGTGACAAGAAAAGCACAAGACAACAAATTAGCGCCGCAAAACATTTATTGCTCTCAAAACATTTATGCTCCCTACACAAAACAACCATAATTATAGAGCAAAGAGGAACCTGAAAGTGGCTAgaaatcaaataaagaaaaaatattgaagaataaaaaatattagaatAAAACAATGGGTACTTCACATCACGTTTGTATGTACTGTACTATGACAGACTCAATtatattaatccatccatccatccatccactccaaaaaatataatttgattttatGAGTTTAAGTTTTTACATCAGTAGTGTGATGCATCTGCAAAAGTGAAATGTTCCACAACGCTGTTCATTGTAATTGTGATTAGCATCATATCTTTTTTCATAGGAGGGTCAAGTATTGGAGTTTTCGCTGATCAACAGTATACGTGATGCCAGTGCACTAAAGGTAAAACAACATcaaactttaatttatttactttatattaagacatttaagacaaatgaatgaatgaatgaattagtgctgggcaaagacatttgtgtacagtatatatttattatgtataaatatatgcacacacatgtaTGCATATATCTGGGAAAgtatttatacataataaatatacattttatatttagaaataaaatatatatgtatatgatacaaattatatttaaatttaaatatctatgtaacaaattgttttgtatagttttgtttctatgtatatgTGAGTATATATActctacttgacaaaagtcttgttgttgatcccagttgtaagagcaacaaataataacttgacttctagttgatcatttggaaagtgtgagaaggtggatttttcctatgaatcatctgttgaactgcatcccaatcatcacaaataatgcagaagacctactggaacccgcattgaagattctcacagaaatcagtcaagtttggtgaaggagaaatcatggtttggggttacattcggtattggggcatgtgagagatctgcagagtggatggcaacatcaacagcctgaggtgtcaagacatttgtgctgcccattacattacaaaccacaggagagggcaaattcttcagcaggatagcgctccttcttatacttcagcctgcacatcaaagctcctgaaagcaaagtaggtcaaggtgctccaggattggccagcccagtcagcagacatgaacattattgagcatgtctggggtaagatgaagatgaatccaaagaatcttgataaactctgggagtcctgcaggaacgctttctttgccattccagatgactttattaatcagtgatttgagtcattgcagagatgtatggatgcagtcctccaagctcatgatggagtcagacacaatattcattctgtttccactgcagcatgactttatattctatactggacattatttcgttcagtgacaagacttttgtctaagcaaagtcagaccttactgttctaattaagtatttaaaatcaagacatgatcgtattttattttggtcaaataagcgtaatctagaggcctttgccttttaaaagccacttctgatagcaaatgatcaactagaagtcaacttattatgtgctgttcctaaaacttggataggcaacaagacttttattAGGTAGTGTGTcacaacaaacttttattttggatgagattaattgtgattaatgtTTTTCCAGCActaaaataaacgaatgaaaaatatatatatataatatataaatactgtTATAGATTCATATCTTATTCAGAGTGAAATCCAGCATTTTGCGTTGCATATCTTGTTTTGTTCATCAGGTAAAAACGCACATTATTAGTATCAGTTGTAATTGATTTGAGAGCATGTATCTGTGTCTCTATGACTCTTTACAGGACCCAAAAGTTCTCTGTGCACTGGAGGCTTCAGGAAAGTGTGAAAGTAACCTGGAAGACAGAATCATCTGCATATGCAGCGGCACAGACCTGGTCAACCTGAGCTTCATGTACATGGTCATGCAAAACCCCAGCACTGCTAAGGTAACACAACCATTCTCAGAGCACTGGAGGAAAACATGCAACCGTCATTGCTTTGGATTGATCTGTCCATTCAAAGAGTTTTGTTCCAGCATTGCTGTTTTGTtgtataactataactataaactATACATTTTAGTGGTCTAAAATGGGCGTAAGAGGACCTGTCTTGAATTTGACtccacaaacatacatacacatttatacacaggCATACATAATTGcatacacacatgtatgcacatgcatgctcacacaaacatacatacacacacatagatatacaTACGTTTTCTTACAtgcagttattaataataatattaattgaaaaatataagaatgcatacattaaaatatatgggTGTGAATGCAAAATAGACATGCTTTACTCTTTTTCTGATGCTGGTCTGCTCAGTCAACGTGGCTAAAGTCTGTGGGAGACCGGGCATTCTCTTTATTGGAATCTAAATTGTGGAACTCTTTACCCTCTGATATTCGCAATGCAGAATCCCTGAGTATTTATAATCATCTCTTAAACTTACTTTTGTAAggtgcttttatttgattttattagatttaattagatttttttattattattatatttaatgtgtttgaattattgtattatttcgtTTTTGCATTCATCCTTGTATGTGTCTTTTACTGCTACACATTATATGTCTGTAAAGTCTCtggagatgctacttttaaaggtgctataaaaataaatttattgttattattattatattaaaacctaatgtatacattaaaatatatgaatgtgagagaatatttatacatatatatatatatatatatatatattatatatatataatatatatatatatatatatatatcacacgtgtagcagtgcgatatggctatatATCGGCAGTGGTGGAAGGTGTGCGTTGGCACGAGGCtgcagaaaatcaaacacagaggagtctaaaaacccttttgtatgaggaactactttcttccaccattcgttcacatctgcagctgacgtcagaacagcagaaaccgttgctaattcaccaacgtcactttagagctagtgtttgaatgattctctagcgtaatgtctaaagtgatgaaaaaacaggtgattttgctcacatttaaagattataaggctgaacggcatgaaaagccatcagtctagagacatttccccgtatttctctgttgaaatcaggagatcacaataatgaAGCCCCAAAaaggcaaagcaaacactaccagaaacactaccagattactgtggtataaatacagcactacaacatacaaaagagagaatcGACCTAAAATGTCACTCaccagtttaataatgttttgatcagctgtagtttgaattaTGCTGGGTTTTTCTCCTCTGAGgatttattatgcggtctctgttgccatcttgtggcggaacgtcagtatgacaggctgatgggaCATGTGATGTGTGATGGAAGGTAATGTGATTTGTGAGGTGAAATATTGATCCGCAGGACGTGTTTTGGTGTGATTCTTGCAGGCAGGAGAGTTCATTTGGCACTGAAACAGATGCTGATGCTGATTTGACTAGGTCTTCTTGCTGCTGCTGCGGGTTTGGTTTTGGTTATTTTCTGGGTGGGTGTTGGTGTTTCAATCCGTGACCTGGAGCACTTTCAGGGATGCATGCTTACCGCTTCTGCTTACATTTGTAAATGTCAGCAATATAGCTCGTGTTGTGCCGTGATGAACTATTATCAATTCGTGAAGATATAGAAGTTATaggctttatttattttcaacccatacCAGACACTTTAGGTCGTACGGTCGCATTCAgtgtttttatttgctgtattAAAGGGACCATTTGATTCCTCCCGTTTCTGTTCAGGAGGTTTTAATACTTTCTTTTGTTACTAAGTTTGTGGTAAGGGTAGAATTTTCCAGTTAGCATCAATAGGTCACCTTAAAAACTGAGTGGATCTCATGAAAACATCAGATTTCATAGATTGATAAATGATGATCATAATGATGAGAGCTGTTGTCATTTAGTTTTagcaaatcatattttattttttattttatttaatttttattattatttaattcaactaatttaatttaagttttaattttaagatatttgaaatttattttaaattttatttaatttaagtaaattttttattaatttttaattaaattaatttttaattttaatatttttttatttatttattgcagttttaaattattttaattgatatttttaatttctttttaattaattttttttagtaaattaaattttatttaatttaattttattttattgttatgttatgttatattatgttacgttatgttatgttatgttatgttatgtcatgtcattctgtactattattattatttaagaggTTCtgtaaaaaagttttgttttatggTAAACACAATCTTTTCTGTCTATATGATTTTGGGTATGAAATCTGACATTTATGAGATTCACCTCAGCCTAAATAAATTAGTAATGCATCATAAGGCAAAAAATACATAAGTATAAAAAATACGAGAAAATGGATTGCACTTTGGATGTCCTGAGGTATTATCATCATTATGCAATCTTTCTACATAAGTCAGAAAGCATGTAATATTTACCATTTTTTATGAATTCACTTTTGGAGGTCGGATCGTGTATTACTATTGTATGCCAAGTGGAAATTTGAATTGTGTCATTTCTACTTCTACTATCATGACTTCATGCCAGAACTTTCAATAGTTAGTCAAGATCCATTAAGCACTTTTAGCAGCGTTTGTTTCTACTCGCTAACCACCGCTAGCtaggttttaaatatttaactacGATTGTACTACTTTTTAATCTATCACGACTTGGGTTAGTATGAAATTATTCGGTTTATTGACAaccaagcaaaaaaaataaaaagtatacttATTAAGTTGTGACAatggttgtttaaaaaaaaaaaaaaaccgagTTCTAAGAACATTTGGTTCCCGCTGAGTTCGAAATTGAACATTGCCTTCTTGAATTGATCAAAATGGAATGTTTTACCAGGTGCCATATACTGAATTGCTTTAAAGAAGttaattgttctctgatatctacaaagtaggtttatggcttcggtAATCTCCAGAAACggttttataagctcatttaCTACTTCATAAAATAcccatagaatcagaaggtccatgattgaccatatatggttcatgtcatgaatattaatgagctccgctcTGACATGCCActcttatgctgcgttcacactagatgcagatgaagcatcaagcgcgagtgatttacatgttaagtcaatgaaatgacgcgaatagacatcctgtggcacgaaTGACGCAATTTGCGTGAGTAAAGCAGCACGAGTTGAGTGTTTTGCACAATTGACGTATGGCGATTttagttggaaaatctgaacttcagtggacatttgCGCCAGGTTAACcgatcaggagctttctcttgtaggggcgtgattataacgtattgcctgttgttggtgtcccgggggaaaattcctcttgccgacaccagacaacaattcatcaaactgggctcagctcagtctgaagcaccatTGAAAGCCTCCATCGTCCAGGTGTAGTTTCTGGGggagtttatgaactcatagAGATGGAtccacctctgaaaggatctagtggatcTAGGATctagctgtttttcagtcttcataaagcacataaacaaagctactctctcaataaaacccatgttagccatttagcaacaaagctagagtcactgggcagacagaagccccgcccatgatGCAAATCCGTGTCTTTGGTAAAGAgaatttgacgcgcaaatgaagcaagtaaactctaAATGTTCAAGCATCTATTTACACGCGAATAGCtggatttattcatgtttttccgcgtctggtgtgaacacagcattacaaacacacacattatgatGTACGCTGAACacagacaaatataaacccaatcagtgtaacgttaacctattttgcttAGCAGATATGAAGAATAAAAGCTAAgctataattaaacttgacaaaagagagtaATAGAGATGTATCGCATCGATTTTTTTTGAAGCTACAGTCAAAAAAACACCGCCAGGAATTGATATCAgcctctgcatgaacagatgacattTGAGCTAAGTGATTTGACTGATTTGACATGTGCTTGTTGAAACAAACGTAATTAAATTTCACAATAATcacaaataattaacaaaatatgtCACTAACATACCTTACACCTCTTCAGAGAGGAGATAAATACAtgtgtaatctgtaaatcttgcattttgtgCCCTGATGCCAGTTTGAAGCATGTCTCATTCTGTCGTTGCCCAGTAACGCACAGTAAACAAGTTGTTtctcttcaaaataaaagtcccacatacatagtaagtgaaaTATACACTTAAAATCAGGAAGGGAAATGATCACTGTTGTCTTACTAGAAATGTTTGGCTTGTCAGCCTGAGGTGCGCATGATAATGATCTCAGagctttattattattctcaGAACTTATATGAGTCGCATTCTCTTGATGAGAAATACTCATCAAGtctggatgaatgacctaaagtaggcatacatgcaTATGAAGAGGGTGTGGCCTGTGAGTCCCATCATAGTTTGTTTTGTCCTCAGATTGCCCTGTTGTCCACCGGAGTTTTACGCTTATGGAATTTACACTAGAACAAGGACACAGTGGTGTCCGAGGC encodes:
- the LOC130244068 gene encoding 1-phosphatidylinositol 4,5-bisphosphate phosphodiesterase beta-4-like, whose product is MAKPYEFNWQRPVPQFMQKGAHFDRFDEDPFVFESNCFFKVDEFGFFLTWKSEGKEGQVLEFSLINSIRDASALKDPKVLCALEASGKCESNLEDRIICICSGTDLVNLSFMYMVMQNPSTAKVTQPFSEHWRKTCNRHCFGLICPFKEFCSSIAVLLYNYNYKLYILVV